The following DNA comes from Deinococcus sp. YIM 134068.
GAGACTTGAGTGCGGTCATGTCAAGTTTATTGAGGAAGTGGCTAGCGGTCCACCTGTCCCCGCTTGCAGACCATGCCACCGCCGCACCGACCGAAGACGGTGCTGGACTTGTGCCGTGGGTCGGCCTTCAGGGTCGCCGTGATGGTCGTTCGGCCCAGCTCGCGGCTGCACACCGAGCGCAGCATCCCGCCGGAGTCGATGGTCGCCACGTCCGGGCGGCTGGAGGTCCAGATGACCTCGCGGCTGACGCTGCCGGGGGCGTCGAGGAAAGTCGTGTACCGCTGGAAATGGGGCCAATAGCCGACCACCATCAGATTGTCCGAGTTGACGTTCACGATGCGGAACTCGCGAACGGTCGGCGCGTCAGGTGTGGGCTGGAGCCTGACCGTTACGGGCGTGGGCCGCGCTGGGCCGCATTCGTCGTACTGCACAGGAATATTACGAACGGTCTGTGGCTGATACCAGCGGCGCTTGACCGTCACCATATAGCGTCCATCCGGTCCCCGCCGCATCTTGACCCCTGGATTGTTCCCGCCGTCCATATCAGTGAGCCGCGCTAGCACCTGCCCCCGCTCGTTTTTCACGGTGACGAGGAGGGCAGGTCGGCCAATCTCCACACAGACGGCCCACTGCGGCAGAGGCGACGCCGGACGAGAGGCCGTGCTCCTGCCCGCCAAAGGAGTCACAGACAGGGCGAGTCCAACGAGTGGGAGCAACAGCTTCACAATGTCACCCTACTGAGCTGTTCTGACGAGAGAGTGACGCCTCTCCCCAGCCCACCTCACCGCCCCGACGGCACGAACCGCCCCCCCTCCTCCCGCGTCAGCAATCCGCCGATGAACTCGCCCATGCCCTCGGCGGTGATGGCCTGCCCGTCCTGCGTGCCCGTGCCGCGCACCGGCCCCTCCCAGTAGGCGACGGAGGTGTTCTTGAACAGGAGTTCCTGCTCGTCGCGGGCGGCCTCCAGCGTGAGGCTCAGATTGTCGGCCCGGACCTCCCATCCCAGCACGTACTCGCGTCCGCTGGGGCTGCGGTAGACGCGGCCCGGCGTCATCGTCACGTTCGGCACCTCACGCGCCACGCCCGCCGCGTCCACGCGCGAGGCGGCGACCTGCACGACCTTCCCGGCCCCGTCGCGCACCCGGTAGAGCATCAGGTCCGAGCCGTCCGAGAGGTGCAGCCCGAACCAGTCCCAGCGGGCCTGCGCGCCTGGCTGCTGGTCGCCCCACTGGTGGTCGAGCCATACCAGCCCGCGCGCCTCCCGCGTCTCGCCGCCCGGCAGCGCCACAGTCCCGCCCACGTCCATCCGCGTGATGCTCTGGTAGTACAGCCGCCCGACCTCCGGCGTGCCCGAGTAGCCCGGCGGGTGGACGACCGGCCCCTTGCGCGGCGTCAGCGTGAGGTTGAGCGGCCCGGCCTGAAGGCGATAGGCGGCGGCCTCCTGATTCAGCCGCCAGCCCCCCTGCTCCACCAAGAGCGGGGGGAAGCCGAAGCGGGCACGCTGCGACTCGTTCTCGAAGGTGTAGAGCTTGCCCGCCCGCAGGTCGGCAATCGCCACATGCCCGGCGTGGTAAGGAATGCCCCGGTAGTTCACCTTGAACTGCGCCCAGTGAAAGGCCAGCCCCGACTCCGGCAGGAAGCCCGAGACGTAATACCATTCCGTCGCCGAGTTGCGGGATGACAGGTCGGCGGCATCGGGAATCCGCGCCGGGTCGAACACCTGTGGGGCCGGAAGGCAGGACGTGAACAGGGAGGTACAGACGAGGGCCACCGAACCCGTGGTCAGGAGTCGCATGGCTGACCGTACCCAATCCCGGCAGGCGGCGCGGTAGGCGAGGGCACGGAGCGGGGCGAGGAGAGGTGCCTTTGAGTTGCTACGTCGCCCCAGCCCTCTGCTTCGTAATTCTGCGAGTCAGCCACACGGGGAGAGGGAGAACAACACGGCAACGCCGCGTCTTTGCTCCTCCCCCTTGAGGGGGGAGGCCGGGAGGGGGTGAACGAGCCTGGCAGTCCCAGAAACCAATCCGGCACCTCCACCA
Coding sequences within:
- a CDS encoding Ig-like domain-containing protein — translated: MKNERGQVLARLTDMDGGNNPGVKMRRGPDGRYMVTVKRRWYQPQTVRNIPVQYDECGPARPTPVTVRLQPTPDAPTVREFRIVNVNSDNLMVVGYWPHFQRYTTFLDAPGSVSREVIWTSSRPDVATIDSGGMLRSVCSRELGRTTITATLKADPRHKSSTVFGRCGGGMVCKRGQVDR
- a CDS encoding lipocalin family protein, which gives rise to MRLLTTGSVALVCTSLFTSCLPAPQVFDPARIPDAADLSSRNSATEWYYVSGFLPESGLAFHWAQFKVNYRGIPYHAGHVAIADLRAGKLYTFENESQRARFGFPPLLVEQGGWRLNQEAAAYRLQAGPLNLTLTPRKGPVVHPPGYSGTPEVGRLYYQSITRMDVGGTVALPGGETREARGLVWLDHQWGDQQPGAQARWDWFGLHLSDGSDLMLYRVRDGAGKVVQVAASRVDAAGVAREVPNVTMTPGRVYRSPSGREYVLGWEVRADNLSLTLEAARDEQELLFKNTSVAYWEGPVRGTGTQDGQAITAEGMGEFIGGLLTREEGGRFVPSGR